One segment of Leptospira langatensis DNA contains the following:
- a CDS encoding phytoene desaturase family protein: protein MNIDQIDDQYDIIFIGSGMGSLCTASLLVQHAGKKVLVLEKHFQPGGFTHEFQRKQGKYHWDVGIHYVGDMHEGGLCRRISDKITRGQLAWKRLPEPFERLVFPSRNFDIYGDPEKFKSDLISQFPEEEEAIEKYLKDIKRTSALFGKAIMMRLSPPPLDSLTGLLGEGNVVTLKDYFDKNFKSDELKGILAAQWGDYGLPPSKVAFAMHATLVQHYINGGYYPIGGAGKIFDTIEPILQEKGGAVLSSVEVKEILIQDGKVAGVKAKALRGEGHERDFFAPIVISCAGAYPTYTKLIPDTYPIAFRKDLKDFYNRERMTTSICLYLGLSESPAKLGFKGENYWIFSSSDHDKNFSERNDWFSDTGEIPNLYLSFPSLKNPEAKSHTMDVITFTDYSNFAEWKDEPWKKRGEDYKNLKEKIVNRILSTLEQRFPGLSKMVEFSELSTPITNEHFTSHPDGAIYGLACVPERYKKEKCPWFDVRTPVEGLYLTGADAASPGIAGAMMGGLAAALAVTGNADLLRELRN from the coding sequence ATGAATATAGATCAGATAGACGACCAATATGATATCATCTTCATCGGTTCAGGGATGGGGAGTCTTTGCACCGCCAGCCTTTTGGTCCAACATGCCGGCAAGAAAGTCCTAGTCTTAGAAAAGCATTTCCAGCCCGGAGGATTCACTCATGAATTCCAGAGAAAGCAGGGCAAGTATCATTGGGATGTGGGCATTCATTACGTAGGCGATATGCATGAGGGAGGTCTTTGCAGAAGGATCTCGGATAAGATTACCCGAGGACAACTCGCTTGGAAAAGATTGCCTGAACCATTTGAACGCTTGGTCTTTCCTTCTAGAAACTTTGATATCTACGGCGATCCGGAAAAATTCAAATCGGATCTGATCAGCCAATTCCCGGAGGAAGAGGAAGCCATAGAGAAATATCTCAAGGATATCAAACGGACCTCCGCGCTTTTCGGAAAGGCGATCATGATGAGGCTTTCTCCTCCGCCTTTAGATTCGCTGACCGGACTTTTGGGAGAAGGGAACGTGGTAACTCTCAAGGATTACTTCGATAAGAATTTCAAGAGCGATGAACTGAAGGGAATTCTCGCTGCACAGTGGGGAGATTACGGTCTTCCTCCTTCTAAAGTTGCTTTTGCGATGCATGCTACATTGGTTCAGCACTATATTAACGGTGGTTATTATCCGATAGGAGGCGCCGGTAAGATCTTCGATACGATAGAGCCTATCCTACAAGAAAAGGGCGGGGCAGTGCTTTCTTCCGTAGAAGTGAAGGAGATATTGATCCAGGACGGAAAAGTTGCCGGAGTCAAGGCAAAGGCACTGAGAGGAGAAGGTCATGAAAGAGACTTCTTCGCGCCGATCGTGATCTCTTGTGCGGGAGCTTATCCTACGTATACTAAATTGATCCCGGATACCTATCCCATCGCTTTCAGAAAGGATCTAAAAGATTTTTATAATAGAGAAAGAATGACTACAAGTATCTGCCTCTATCTCGGTCTTTCCGAGAGTCCGGCAAAGCTTGGTTTTAAAGGAGAGAATTATTGGATCTTCTCTTCCAGCGATCACGATAAGAATTTTTCCGAAAGGAACGATTGGTTTTCCGATACTGGAGAGATCCCGAATCTCTATCTTTCCTTTCCGAGCCTAAAAAATCCGGAGGCCAAGTCCCATACCATGGACGTGATCACCTTTACGGATTATTCTAATTTTGCGGAATGGAAGGACGAACCTTGGAAGAAGAGGGGAGAAGATTATAAAAATCTAAAGGAGAAGATCGTCAATCGTATCCTTTCCACTTTGGAGCAGAGATTCCCAGGTCTTTCCAAGATGGTAGAATTCTCCGAACTTTCTACTCCGATTACGAATGAACATTTTACTTCCCATCCGGACGGAGCGATCTACGGCCTGGCCTGTGTTCCTGAAAGATATAAGAAGGAAAAATGTCCTTGGTTCGATGTCAGAACTCCAGTTGAAGGTTTGTATCTCACCGGTGCGGATGCCGCCTCTCCTGGAATTGCTGGCGCGATGATGGGTGGCTTGGCGGCGGCCCTGGCTGTGACCGGGAACGCGGATTTGCTGAGAGAGTTGAGGAATTAA
- a CDS encoding SDR family oxidoreductase produces MDRKNILVIGAGSGIGKALLEKLHAAPGINAIGISRRGISFESTFESGKNYRCDLNDRKSLADFCGDLTSSWSEIAAIYFLAGDGLFLPIEDLEIEDLEKHLFLNLISPMFLTSKLISMLRPGSLLCYLSSTAGRQGFPESSPYCASKHGLAGFAKSIREELKPRGIRVSTIYAGAIDTSIWDGREGFDRKDMIPAEDAAIFLASLFFQPATFNQDEILFLPPKGVL; encoded by the coding sequence ATGGATCGCAAAAACATCCTGGTGATCGGTGCCGGTTCCGGAATAGGCAAGGCTCTATTAGAAAAATTGCATGCAGCTCCTGGGATCAATGCGATCGGGATCTCCAGAAGGGGGATCTCTTTCGAGAGTACATTCGAATCCGGAAAGAACTATCGATGCGATCTGAACGACCGCAAAAGCCTCGCCGATTTCTGTGGGGACCTGACTTCTTCTTGGTCGGAGATTGCTGCGATCTACTTTCTAGCAGGAGACGGTTTATTCCTACCTATCGAAGATCTGGAAATCGAGGATCTGGAAAAACATCTATTCTTAAATCTTATCTCCCCTATGTTCCTGACTTCTAAACTGATCTCTATGTTGCGACCTGGTTCCCTTCTCTGTTATCTTTCCTCTACTGCGGGAAGACAGGGATTTCCGGAATCTTCTCCATATTGCGCTTCTAAACATGGTCTGGCAGGTTTTGCAAAGTCCATCCGCGAAGAATTGAAACCAAGAGGGATCCGAGTGAGCACCATATATGCTGGAGCCATCGATACTTCTATTTGGGATGGACGGGAAGGTTTCGATCGAAAGGACATGATCCCTGCAGAGGATGCGGCGATCTTTCTCGCGAGTTTATTCTTTCAGCCGGCTACTTTCAATCAGGACGAGATCCTATTCTTGCCACCGAAAGGCGTTTTATAA
- a CDS encoding TetR/AcrR family transcriptional regulator, whose translation MKNPPEKNSYHHGDLKRALIDASIRILKEEGYKALSLRKAATLAGVSQSAPYRHYPDLESLYADIAEEGFRLLAERQKKLRVKYKKRPLLLFRESGVSYVEFALENPDLFRIMYGNQIESHLKYDSLIKTEDETFQIIVEIIKDCQKTKLIPEGNAEKVATSAWTMAHGVAVLLSGQQMMFRGIEITQARKITKDLIQFLYTGLKA comes from the coding sequence ATGAAAAATCCACCGGAAAAAAATTCCTACCACCACGGAGACCTAAAAAGGGCCTTAATAGACGCATCCATTAGGATCTTAAAGGAAGAAGGATACAAGGCGCTCAGCCTCAGAAAAGCCGCAACCCTAGCGGGAGTTAGCCAATCCGCCCCCTATCGACATTATCCGGATCTGGAATCCTTATATGCGGATATCGCAGAAGAGGGGTTTAGATTACTTGCAGAAAGACAAAAGAAACTAAGAGTAAAATACAAGAAGAGACCCCTACTTCTATTTCGGGAATCCGGAGTTTCCTATGTGGAATTCGCATTAGAGAACCCCGATTTATTCCGCATCATGTACGGAAACCAGATCGAAAGCCATTTAAAATACGATTCTCTAATCAAAACCGAGGACGAAACATTTCAGATCATCGTTGAGATAATCAAAGATTGCCAAAAAACAAAGTTGATCCCGGAAGGAAATGCGGAAAAAGTAGCCACCTCTGCTTGGACAATGGCTCATGGAGTCGCGGTATTATTATCAGGCCAGCAGATGATGTTCCGAGGTATCGAGATAACGCAGGCAAGAAAGATCACTAAGGACCTGATCCAGTTCTTATACACCGGATTGAAAGCCTAG
- a CDS encoding DUF1295 domain-containing protein, whose amino-acid sequence MYEKALSLMFTAWVVVFFLMSLLWLIGKIIHNYAIVDVGWGLCISTIAIVYFLLGDAYSVRKAIFAFMATVWGWRLSYFIFTTRVLSGHEDARYAAFRKDYGDKVDIKFFTNVFQFQGVLGVLLSLPFLFPALNPSVVTEPLEIVGLILFTLGLLGESVADFQLAEFKADPTNQGKVCDEGLWKYSRHPNYFFEWIIWISFGLVSLASPWGWIGLISPFIMYILLTKITGVPLNEVGQLRSKGRLYEEYKSKTSSFFPWFPKK is encoded by the coding sequence ATGTACGAAAAAGCCCTATCTTTGATGTTCACAGCCTGGGTAGTCGTTTTTTTTCTAATGAGTCTTCTTTGGTTGATCGGAAAGATCATCCACAATTACGCGATCGTAGACGTTGGTTGGGGACTTTGTATCTCCACGATAGCCATCGTTTACTTTCTTCTTGGAGACGCTTACTCTGTTAGAAAGGCCATCTTTGCCTTCATGGCAACGGTTTGGGGTTGGAGACTTTCTTATTTTATATTTACGACCCGTGTCTTAAGCGGACATGAGGATGCAAGATACGCCGCCTTCCGTAAGGATTACGGGGATAAGGTAGATATAAAATTCTTCACGAATGTATTTCAGTTCCAAGGGGTCCTAGGAGTTCTCTTGAGCCTTCCGTTTTTATTCCCTGCCCTTAACCCTTCCGTTGTGACTGAGCCTTTAGAGATCGTCGGACTGATATTGTTTACATTGGGGCTACTCGGGGAATCGGTTGCAGATTTTCAATTAGCCGAGTTCAAGGCAGATCCGACAAACCAAGGCAAGGTCTGCGATGAAGGACTCTGGAAGTATAGTAGACATCCTAATTATTTCTTTGAATGGATAATTTGGATCTCCTTCGGACTCGTCTCTCTGGCGTCACCTTGGGGATGGATCGGATTAATTTCTCCTTTCATTATGTACATTCTTCTTACCAAGATCACCGGAGTTCCATTGAACGAAGTTGGTCAATTGAGATCCAAAGGAAGACTATATGAAGAATATAAGTCCAAGACCAGCTCTTTCTTCCCTTGGTTCCCTAAGAAATAA
- the efp gene encoding elongation factor P, translating into MNLGITEVRKGMVLKVEGELYSVVKSEFVNPGKGSAFIRTKLKNLIRNSSIERTFKAAEKLESVELEKRQMTICYTEGDDIIFMDTNDFEQLPVSKEYLDDILPFLKEETAMEVSFYEGKPIGVIPPNFAVLEVTYAEEGLKGDTSGTALKRVTVETGGEINVPIFVKQGDVIKIDLRDLTYVERVNK; encoded by the coding sequence ATGAACTTAGGTATCACTGAAGTTAGAAAAGGGATGGTTCTCAAGGTTGAAGGAGAATTATATTCCGTAGTTAAAAGCGAATTCGTAAACCCAGGAAAGGGCTCCGCCTTCATTCGGACCAAATTAAAAAACCTGATCCGAAACAGTTCCATAGAAAGGACGTTTAAGGCAGCCGAGAAATTAGAATCTGTCGAATTGGAAAAGAGACAGATGACCATCTGCTATACTGAGGGTGACGATATCATCTTCATGGATACCAACGACTTCGAACAGCTTCCGGTCTCCAAAGAATACTTGGACGATATCCTTCCATTCTTAAAGGAAGAAACCGCTATGGAAGTTTCCTTCTATGAAGGCAAGCCTATCGGAGTGATCCCGCCTAACTTTGCAGTTCTAGAAGTCACTTATGCTGAGGAAGGTTTGAAGGGAGATACTTCCGGAACCGCTCTCAAGAGAGTGACCGTTGAGACCGGTGGAGAGATCAATGTCCCTATCTTTGTGAAGCAAGGGGACGTGATCAAGATCGATTTAAGGGACCTTACCTACGTGGAGAGGGTCAATAAGTAA
- a CDS encoding phosphate ABC transporter substrate-binding protein, whose product MKQKLMPILILALGLSGANCKKETILITGSETMHTLLNVVASGYSKKEPNIKVEVLGGGSFEGIEKLFEGKTDIAASSRPLTPEEQVRLERKGKFESILIGYDGIAIVVHPENPLNKLTLDQVSKIFSGEINDWSKLGGKPGPIHVLLRNDKSGTAAYFETHILRQRDLGEKAYEAAKKKEYVSNAKVVTDNDVMADEIQKDPAAIGFMGMGSAQIQNKGKVKAVPYARTAKDPFVEPSIQNVSNREYRLARGLYLFYLSDRGKKIDEFVTFITSEEGQAMVLKSGYLRSTLSTVEVDASKQ is encoded by the coding sequence ATGAAACAAAAATTAATGCCTATTCTTATCCTAGCATTAGGATTGAGCGGTGCCAATTGTAAGAAAGAAACCATTTTGATCACTGGATCCGAGACCATGCACACTTTATTGAACGTGGTTGCCTCTGGATACTCCAAGAAAGAGCCAAACATTAAGGTAGAAGTCCTGGGAGGAGGATCTTTCGAAGGTATCGAAAAGCTATTCGAAGGAAAGACGGATATAGCTGCCTCTTCTCGGCCTCTTACCCCCGAAGAACAAGTACGCCTGGAAAGAAAAGGCAAATTCGAGAGTATTCTGATCGGATACGATGGAATTGCGATCGTAGTCCATCCAGAGAACCCACTGAACAAACTTACCTTAGATCAAGTCTCCAAGATCTTCTCCGGCGAGATCAATGATTGGTCCAAGTTGGGTGGTAAACCGGGACCGATCCATGTTCTGCTTCGAAACGATAAGAGCGGTACTGCCGCTTACTTTGAGACCCATATCCTAAGACAAAGAGATCTAGGAGAGAAGGCGTACGAAGCCGCCAAGAAAAAGGAATATGTTTCTAACGCAAAAGTAGTTACGGATAACGATGTGATGGCCGACGAGATCCAAAAAGATCCGGCTGCGATCGGATTCATGGGAATGGGAAGCGCCCAGATCCAGAACAAGGGAAAAGTGAAAGCAGTCCCGTATGCTCGAACCGCCAAGGACCCTTTCGTAGAACCTAGTATCCAGAATGTTTCCAATAGAGAGTACAGGTTAGCGAGAGGACTCTATCTCTTTTATCTTTCCGATCGAGGAAAGAAAATAGACGAGTTTGTGACTTTTATCACTTCTGAAGAAGGCCAAGCGATGGTCCTCAAAAGCGGTTACTTAAGAAGTACGTTAAGCACGGTAGAAGTGGACGCGTCCAAGCAGTAA
- the mtnB gene encoding methylthioribulose 1-phosphate dehydratase, whose translation MSQKKILTRLAESGVLYHSKGWMPGTAGNLSVKDSKDPNVFWVSGSGLDKNGLSRKDFLPVQIETGKVLEGWKGREGLRPSAETSIHRAVYKAFPVMGCSLHVHTPESNLVEIGVSKENPIEELPLLPLEIIKAFGIWDENPNVSAPVLYNYPSVQEISDHLEKYLIDHKPRVPFCIIEKHGITVWGKDLVQANRHLEAADFLLKVRAMSK comes from the coding sequence ATGTCCCAAAAGAAGATCCTGACTCGCTTAGCCGAGTCGGGAGTGTTGTATCACTCCAAAGGTTGGATGCCTGGAACCGCAGGCAATCTCTCCGTTAAAGATTCGAAAGATCCTAACGTCTTTTGGGTGAGCGGGAGCGGCCTGGACAAGAACGGACTTAGTCGCAAGGACTTCCTCCCTGTTCAGATAGAAACTGGCAAGGTATTAGAAGGTTGGAAGGGCAGAGAAGGTTTGAGACCTTCTGCAGAGACTTCTATTCATAGAGCGGTTTACAAGGCATTTCCTGTGATGGGTTGTTCCTTGCACGTGCATACTCCCGAATCCAATCTTGTGGAGATAGGTGTCTCCAAGGAAAATCCGATCGAGGAACTTCCACTTCTTCCTCTGGAGATCATCAAGGCGTTTGGGATCTGGGATGAGAACCCGAATGTATCCGCTCCGGTCCTCTATAATTATCCTTCTGTCCAAGAGATCTCCGATCATTTGGAGAAGTATCTGATCGATCACAAGCCCCGTGTTCCTTTCTGCATTATAGAAAAGCATGGGATCACTGTCTGGGGGAAGGATCTAGTCCAGGCAAATAGACATCTAGAAGCGGCCGATTTCTTGTTGAAAGTCCGGGCCATGTCCAAATAA
- a CDS encoding SAM-dependent methyltransferase, whose product MRLIYSLMEKDLFPDWLIRFRIRQLLRLRLKEEEKGNLEANQEHLIAYVNSLKKSPIAVHTSAANEQHYEVPAAFFRLVMGKHMKYSCGLWTSPDVSFDESERAMLQLSCDRAKLENGMSVLDLGCGWGSLSLYIAENYPKCKVTGVSNSKSQKAFIDSEAKKRGLKNLNILTMDMNVFKTSLKFDRILSVEMLEHMKNYELLFERLSGFLKPKGLFFVHIFTHKKYAYPFEVVDDTDWMAKYFFTGGQMPSHDLLLYFQKDFLIQDQWVVNGKNYALTSEAWLANQYKNKDEVMRILADTYGKDQAIKWFVYWKVFFMACAELWKYNKGEEWIVSHYLFRKR is encoded by the coding sequence ATGAGACTTATTTATTCCTTAATGGAAAAAGATCTATTTCCGGACTGGCTAATCCGATTTAGGATACGTCAACTTCTTCGCTTACGATTGAAAGAAGAGGAGAAGGGGAACTTAGAGGCGAACCAAGAGCATTTGATCGCGTATGTGAATTCTCTCAAGAAATCTCCGATCGCGGTCCATACTTCCGCTGCGAACGAGCAACATTACGAAGTCCCTGCGGCCTTCTTTCGTTTAGTAATGGGAAAGCATATGAAGTACAGTTGCGGGCTCTGGACTTCTCCCGATGTCAGTTTTGATGAATCCGAAAGGGCCATGCTGCAACTGAGCTGTGATCGCGCCAAATTAGAAAATGGGATGAGCGTTTTGGATCTAGGCTGCGGCTGGGGCTCTCTATCCTTGTATATCGCAGAGAATTATCCGAAATGCAAGGTCACGGGAGTTTCCAATTCAAAGAGCCAAAAAGCATTCATAGATTCAGAGGCAAAGAAAAGAGGTTTAAAAAACCTGAATATTTTGACCATGGATATGAACGTATTCAAAACAAGCCTTAAGTTTGATCGGATCCTTTCCGTAGAAATGCTCGAGCATATGAAGAACTACGAGCTTCTTTTTGAAAGACTATCGGGTTTCCTAAAACCGAAGGGCTTATTCTTCGTTCATATATTTACGCATAAAAAGTATGCCTATCCGTTTGAGGTGGTGGATGATACGGATTGGATGGCCAAGTATTTCTTTACGGGAGGGCAGATGCCTTCTCATGATCTTCTTCTATACTTTCAAAAAGATTTCTTGATCCAAGACCAATGGGTAGTGAACGGCAAGAATTATGCGCTTACCTCGGAAGCCTGGCTTGCAAATCAATATAAGAACAAGGATGAGGTAATGAGGATCCTTGCGGATACATATGGAAAAGATCAAGCGATCAAATGGTTCGTGTACTGGAAAGTCTTCTTTATGGCCTGCGCAGAATTATGGAAATATAATAAAGGAGAAGAATGGATCGTCTCCCATTATCTCTTTCGTAAAAGGTAG
- a CDS encoding KamA family radical SAM protein, translated as MELTSSQRQGTTVPKADWLDWKWQIQNRIKDEQELSEYIRISSEEREAIASCSQVFSFSTTPYYLQLADEKDPNCPIRLQVLPRKEELSVRTWDREDPLAEESYMPVKGVTHRYPDRALWYLSHVCAVYCRFCTRKRKVSQSSGTPGLEDWQKALQYFREHSEIKEVILSGGDPLNLSDSKLDFLLGELKSVPHINQVRIHSRYPVTLPMRITPELCSVLKKHFPVYLVTHFNHPKELTPLVKERIEMLCKEGAVTVLNQSVLLKGVNNSVETLKELFYGLTKIGIKPYYLHQCDEIFGSSHFRVPIEEGVELMKQIRGSVSGLSVPLYVVDLTGGGGKVPLPANYLEETKDSSYVFRNYKGDLYEIGF; from the coding sequence CTGGAACTTACTTCTTCTCAAAGACAAGGTACGACTGTTCCCAAAGCGGATTGGTTGGACTGGAAATGGCAGATCCAAAATCGGATCAAGGATGAGCAAGAACTCTCCGAATACATCCGGATCAGTTCGGAAGAAAGAGAGGCCATCGCCAGTTGCTCCCAAGTCTTTAGCTTCTCTACCACTCCCTATTATTTGCAGTTGGCGGATGAGAAGGATCCGAATTGCCCGATCCGACTCCAGGTACTTCCCCGCAAGGAAGAACTCTCTGTGCGTACGTGGGACAGAGAAGATCCATTGGCAGAAGAATCCTATATGCCGGTCAAAGGAGTCACCCATCGTTATCCAGACAGGGCTCTCTGGTATCTCTCTCATGTATGTGCAGTATATTGTAGATTCTGCACTCGCAAGAGAAAGGTTTCTCAGTCTTCGGGCACTCCCGGTTTAGAAGACTGGCAAAAGGCATTGCAATATTTCAGAGAACATTCCGAGATCAAGGAAGTGATCCTATCCGGAGGAGATCCTCTCAATCTTTCGGACTCTAAATTGGATTTTCTATTGGGAGAATTGAAATCCGTTCCTCATATCAATCAGGTCCGCATCCATTCCCGCTACCCGGTGACCTTGCCTATGAGGATTACTCCGGAACTTTGTTCCGTTCTAAAGAAACATTTTCCAGTCTATCTAGTCACTCATTTCAATCATCCTAAGGAACTGACCCCTCTCGTGAAGGAAAGAATAGAGATGCTTTGCAAAGAAGGTGCCGTTACCGTTCTGAACCAATCCGTTCTCTTAAAAGGAGTGAATAATTCCGTAGAGACCTTAAAGGAACTCTTTTACGGACTTACCAAGATCGGGATCAAACCGTATTATCTCCACCAATGTGATGAGATCTTTGGCTCTTCTCATTTTAGGGTACCGATCGAAGAAGGTGTGGAACTCATGAAACAGATCCGAGGCAGTGTGAGCGGGCTCAGCGTACCGTTATACGTCGTGGACCTGACCGGAGGAGGAGGAAAGGTTCCTCTTCCCGCAAACTATCTGGAAGAAACCAAGGATTCTTCATATGTATTTAGGAATTATAAGGGAGACCTGTATGAAATCGGCTTTTAG
- a CDS encoding SGNH/GDSL hydrolase family protein — translation MKEISFYTTSLLLSPVLLWQGLKARKTIPRLPDASGPDFGELPGADPFSLLVLGESTVAGVGIPDYKSSLTGQIASVLGSKSGRKILWKAIGESGITLKEAKEKFGSRLPESSPDAIVIALGANDVVKLNTQKRWSSELQDLIDICKSKYSDTPIFIAGVPPLGIFPSLPSTMRFVLGWKARLLDQASSYLSARLENVFHIPMRKLSSISAEGIFCSDGFHPSIKGCSIWGEEIADSILTVYNKRFF, via the coding sequence ATGAAAGAGATTTCTTTCTATACTACGAGCCTTCTTTTATCTCCTGTGCTTCTATGGCAAGGGCTGAAGGCTCGCAAAACAATTCCTCGTCTTCCGGATGCTTCCGGTCCTGATTTCGGGGAATTACCTGGTGCAGATCCGTTTTCACTCTTGGTCTTAGGAGAATCTACCGTTGCAGGGGTAGGAATTCCGGATTATAAGAGTTCTTTGACCGGTCAGATCGCTTCCGTTCTCGGAAGTAAGAGTGGTCGAAAAATTCTTTGGAAAGCGATTGGAGAAAGTGGGATCACTTTGAAAGAGGCAAAGGAGAAGTTTGGATCTCGTTTGCCCGAATCTTCTCCAGACGCGATCGTAATTGCTTTGGGTGCGAATGACGTTGTGAAATTGAATACTCAGAAAAGATGGTCTTCTGAGCTGCAAGATCTGATCGATATTTGCAAAAGCAAGTATTCGGATACTCCTATCTTTATCGCAGGTGTACCGCCGCTAGGAATTTTTCCGTCTTTGCCTTCGACCATGCGATTTGTTCTAGGATGGAAGGCGCGACTTTTGGACCAGGCTTCTTCTTATCTTTCAGCGAGACTAGAGAATGTATTTCATATTCCTATGAGAAAGCTCAGCTCCATTTCTGCTGAAGGGATCTTTTGTTCGGATGGGTTTCATCCTTCGATAAAAGGATGTTCTATTTGGGGAGAAGAGATCGCGGATTCTATTTTAACTGTGTATAACAAGCGATTTTTTTAG
- a CDS encoding 1,2-dihydroxy-3-keto-5-methylthiopentene dioxygenase gives MATIVQRPGLPEIKDNAEVKAFLNQRGIEYDHWPVPSESNALTDKMTLVDEEKEALLKNLDYRFAVLKEKEGYQSRDLIVLHPQVPGLNEMLAKFDKVHYHTDDEVRYIVDGTGIFGFALNGEKFLVKVEKNDFISVPKNTNHWFTLDENKRIKAVRYFQDMSGWVPNYVEETTALV, from the coding sequence ATGGCTACCATCGTCCAAAGACCGGGATTGCCGGAGATCAAGGATAACGCGGAAGTGAAAGCCTTCTTGAATCAAAGAGGGATAGAATACGATCATTGGCCAGTGCCAAGCGAGTCTAACGCGTTGACCGACAAGATGACCCTTGTTGACGAGGAGAAGGAAGCTCTTCTGAAGAATCTGGATTATCGCTTTGCCGTACTCAAGGAAAAAGAAGGTTATCAATCCAGGGATTTGATCGTGCTTCATCCTCAGGTCCCAGGCCTGAATGAAATGCTTGCTAAGTTCGACAAGGTCCATTATCATACGGACGACGAGGTTCGTTATATCGTGGATGGTACTGGGATCTTTGGATTCGCTCTGAACGGGGAGAAATTCCTGGTCAAGGTAGAGAAGAACGATTTCATTTCCGTTCCTAAAAACACCAACCACTGGTTTACCTTGGATGAGAACAAAAGGATCAAAGCGGTCCGTTACTTCCAAGACATGAGCGGCTGGGTTCCTAACTACGTAGAAGAAACAACGGCACTCGTTTAA